In Zingiber officinale cultivar Zhangliang chromosome 6A, Zo_v1.1, whole genome shotgun sequence, a single genomic region encodes these proteins:
- the LOC121995440 gene encoding putative disease resistance protein RGA4, which translates to MEGALVAATRFVADKAAILFQLDEKLKAMTDIEEKMENIKELSTIIDMVIEDVESHTLNKDAVKDWLRKLKYLAYDLEDVMDCYDTEALRRQRSSISSFEPVRDFFSSNNQIVFTSRMSDMIKAVTNSLDSILRQKSFLPNLPQSSSHMSLKPYRETHSRNSFDVIGREIEKDMIVGMLTKDDDDDDDESSHGTLKVIAIVGMGGLGKTTLAQLVFNDARVKDHFESSRLWTVVGAEFDLAKIMKSVLELATSASVNISQIDLVRQNLEKALSGKRFLLVLDDVWNEDPFAWGKLKAALTCGTRGSRILVTTRSQQVSSIMGSSNTIHQIQQLSGDDCLYLFQQFAFGDQAVDQNLMEIGEKIAKKCGGVPLAAISLGSMLRITRDETYWSSVLNSEIWQLGNEEDQVLAVLKLSYDTLPLRSKKCFAFASLFSKNDIMAKDELIKLWIANGFVRSEGNFNAETAGDRVFDDLVLRSFFLLVPSQDVTRCTMHDLMHDLARSVSADVYWNSEQDSVENIGKRTYHLKISQSEESSMTHVLGKKPLYLRTFMSRRVYSPLRTNMFEGFLELKFLRSIDLPCNGIIEVPTSIGNLIHLRYLNLSRNGIKVLPDSITLLPNLQYLDLSFNEELQELPEELGNMQSLRELDCRHLDFQKLLPLFSHIQNIQDLDLLRALSHFNFGLTHMPCGLSRLTNLQSLGAFYAGDRTGACSIIELEDLKLHGEMNIIFSKDFTNYSCGGRKILKNKDLSELRLEFNGSERYDKEMLDDLCPNKSLKKLSICNYGSRQYPAWLMESQLSNFVEVSLKNCRGCEHIPPFGNLQFLKKLDLRSMNGITHMGVEFHGHGGFPSLQELILNELYNLEEWLESHGVDELFPKLQSLKIFACPRLKSMPRLPTIQYLDIFWCSGNLLSCVGRLTSLSLLRLVDMDDMTSLPNGCIRNLTSLTTFEIQGCKQLQCLPGDEMQHLEMIRSLTIYRFNNLASFPSEVGCLGSLRSLSLRGCPSIKVQPEVLVQILNSLHKFQIEICHKNVDIRRQLQHLHTLKELFITGVHGRYKNHSYIGRNNATQLGICCCDELESLITAEPTSNVLEELYIDEIFKLTTLPDWLRHLESLRVLSIHNCSELGLLPRGLKNLPILETLRVSNCLQLKRRCEREIGEDWPIISHLPFIDIS; encoded by the coding sequence ATGGAAGGAGCTTTGGTAGCTGCAACTCGCTTCGTAGCTGACAAGGCGGCAATTCTCTTCCAACTCGACGAGAAACTCAAGGCAATGACCGATATCGAAGAGAAGATGGAGAATATCAAGGAGTTGTCGACGATTATTGACATGGTGATCGAAGATGTCGAGTCCCACACTTTAAATAAAGATGCTGTGAAGGACTGGTTGAGGAAGCTCAAATACTTGGCCTACGATCTCGAGGATGTAATGGATTGTTACGACACCGAAGCCTTGCGGAGGCAGAGATCATCAATATCTTCTTTCGAGCCGGTGCGTGATTTCTTCTCTTCTAATAATCAAATTGTTTTTACGAGTAGGATGAGTGATATGATAAAAGCTGTAACAAATAGTCTGGATTCTATTTTGCGACAAAAGTCCTTTCTTCCTAATTTGCCACAAAGCAGTAGCCACATGTCACTAAAACCCTACAGAGAAACCCACTCCCGCAATAGCTTTGATGTTATAGGGAGAGAAATAGAGAAGGATATGATTGTCGGCATGTTAAcaaaggatgatgatgatgatgatgatgaaagcAGTCATGGTACATTGAAGGTCATTGCGATCGTAGGGATGGGTGGCCTGGGGAAGACTACACTTGCTCAGCTTGTTTTCAATGATGCAAGGGTGAAAGATCATTTTGAAAGTTCAAGGTTGTGGACAGTTGTGGGGGCTGAATTTGACCTGGCAAAGATAATGAAATCTGTTTTAGAGCTGGCTACCAGTGCATCAGTCAATATCTCACAAATAGATTTAGTGAGACAGAACTTAGAAAAAGCATTATCTGGGAAGAGATTTCTGCTCGTGCTGGATGATGTATGGAATGAAGATCCATTTGCGTGGGGTAAGCTGAAAGCAGCCTTAACATGTGGGACTAGAGGAAGCAGAATTTTGGTGACAACCCGTAGCCAACAGGTCTCTTCAATTATGGGCTCATCCAATACCATCCACCAAATACAACAGTTGTCTGGAGATGATTGTTTGTACTTGTTTCAACAATTTGCATTCGGAGATCAAGCAGTCGATCAAAACCTGATGGAAATTGGTGAAAAAATTGCTAAAAAATGTGGTGGTGTTCCCTTGGCAGCCATTTCTCTTGGTAGCATGCTCCGCATCACTCGAGATGAAACCTATTGGTCCTCGGTATTGAACAGCGAAATATGGCAACTGGGAAATGAGGAAGATCAAGTGTTAGCTGTGCTAAAGTTGAGCTATGACACTCTCCCTCTGCGGTCAAAGAAGTGTTTTGCATTTGCCTCTCTATTTTCAAAAAATGATATAATGGCAAAGGATGAACTGATTAAACTGTGGATAGCAAATGGTTTTGTACGTTCAGAAGGAAATTTTAATGCTGAAACAGCAGGCGATCGTGTCTTTGATGATCTTGTGTTGAGATCATTCTTTCTCTTGGTACCATCTCAAGATGTAACCCGGTGCACGATGCATGATTTGATGCATGATCTGGCACGATCAGTATCTGCAGATGTATATTGGAATTCTGAACAAGACTCGGTGGAAAACATTGGCAAACGAACATATCATTTGAAAATAAGTCAATCAGAGGAATCGAGCATGACTCATGTCTTAGGCAAGAAACCATTGTACTTGCGCACTTTTATGTCCCGACGTGTGTATTCACCTTTGAGGACCAATATGTTTGAAGGCTTCTTAGAACTGAAATTTTTGCGGTCGATAGATTTACCTTGCAATGGCATCATAGAGGTGCCAACATCAATAGGAAACTTGATACATTTGAGGTACCTCAACTTATCTAGGAATGGTATTAAAGTTCTACCTGATTCCATAACCCTTCTCCCCAATTTACAGTATCTCGATCTCAGTTTCAATGAGGAACTTCAAGAGCTACCAGAAGAGTTGGGGAATATGCAAAGCCTTCGGGAACTTGATTGCCGCCATCTTGATTTTCAAAAGCTTCTACCTCTTTTTTCCCATATACAAAACATTCAGGATCTTGATTTACTACGTGCTCTTTCCCATTTTAATTTTGGATTGACACACATGCCCTGTGGATTGTCACGGCTAACTAATCTTCAAAGTTTAGGTGCCTTTTATGCTGGGGACAGAACCGGTGCATGCTCAATTATAGAACTTGAGGATTTGAAGCTTCATGGAGAAATGAATATTATATTTTCCAAGGATTTTACTAATTACTCTTGTGGTGGAAGAAAAATCTTGAAGAATAAAGATCTTAGTGAACTACGCTTAGAGTTTAATGGGTCAGAGAGATATGATAAGGAGATGTTGGACGATCTTTGTCCCAACAAGAGCTTAAAGAAGTTGAGCATATGCAATTATGGGAGCCGACAATATCCTGCATGGTTGATGGAGTCACAGTTGTCAAATTTCGTTGAAGTTAGCCTTAAAAATTGTCGTGGTTGTGAGCATATTCCTCCGTTTGGAAATCTGCAGTTTCTCAAGAAGCTTGACTTACGGTCTATGAATGGCATTACACATATGGGTGTTGAGTTCCATGGGCACGGAGGCTTTCCTTCCCTTCAAGAACTCATCTTGAATGAGTTGTATAATTTAGAGGAATGGTTAGAATCTCACGGTGTCGACGAGTTGTTCCCCAAACTGCAGAGTCTGAAGATTTTTGCTTGTCCAAGATTGAAAAGTATGCCGAGACTTCCTACAATCCAATACCTCGACATATTTTGGTGCAGTGGGAACCTACTCTCATGTGTTGGAAGACtgacttctctttctcttcttcgacTGGTGGATATGGACGACATGACATCCCTTCCCAACGGTTGCATCAGAAACCTCACATCTTTAACGACATTTGAAATCCAAGGGTGCAAACAACTCCAATGTCTTCCTGGCGATGAAATGCAACACCTAGAAATGATTCGTTCATTGACCATTTATCGATTTAACAATTTGGCATCGTTTCCGTCAGAAGTGGGATGCCTTGGTTCTCTTCGTTCTCTAAGTCTCAGAGGTTGTCCGAGTATAAAGGTGCAGCCAGAAGTACTCGTACAAATCTTGAATTCACTACATAAGTTCCAAATAGAGATTTGTCACAAGAATGTCGATATACGGCGGCAACTGCAACACTTGCACACTCTCAAAGAATTGTTTATAACTGGTGTACATGGGAGATATAAGAATCATAGTTATATTGGTCGCAACAATGCCACACAATTAGGTATTTGTTGTTGTGATGAATTGGAGTCGTTGATAACAGCAGAACCAACAAGCAATGTGTTAGAAGAACTATACATAGATGAAATTTTCAAGCTAACGACCTTGCCTGACTGGCTACGGCATCTCGAGTCTCTTCGTGTTCTATCAATCCACAACTGCTCAGAATTAGGACTTTTGCCAAGAGGTTTGAAGAATCTACCTATATTGGAAACTTTGAGGGTTTCCAACTGCCTACAATTGAAAAGAAGATGCGAAAGGGAGATCGGGGAAGATTGGCCCATCATCTCACATCTGCCATTCATTGATATTTCTTAG